One Methylorubrum extorquens genomic window, GGACAGGGCGGCTCGGCCGGCGACAGCAAGAGCGCAATCCGTGCCGTGCTCGGCGGCCCGTTCGGCGCCGTCGTCGTCGGGCTGATCGCGCTGGGGCTCGCGGGCTTCGCCGTATGGCGCTTGTTCGAAGGCGTGACAGATGCGGACCGGCGCGGGCGCTCGCCGAAGGCGCTCGCCGTGCGCGGCGCCCACCTGATCAGCGCCGTGATCTATGCCGGCCTCAGCCTCACCGCCGCCCGCCTCGCCTTCGGCATCGGCCGCGCCTCGGCCGGCGGCGACGGTGTGCGGGACTGGACCAAGTGGCTGCTCGACCAGCCCCTCGGCCCCTGGCTCGTCGGGATCGTCGGGCTCGGCATCGCCGCCGCCGGGATCGGCTACGCCGCCAAGGCCTGGAAGGGCAACGTCACCGAACGACTCTCCCTTCCCGCCGGCTCCGAGGCCTGGATCGACCAGCTCGGCCGGTTCGGCTACGCGGCGCGAGGGCTCGTCTTCCTGATGATCGGCGGCTTCGTCCTCACCGCAGCCTGGACGCAGGCCTCTTCCGACGCCTCGGGGCTCTCGGGCGCCTTCTCGGCGCTGCGGGCGCAACCCTACGGCTGGGTGCTGCTCGCCATCGTCGCCGCCGGCCACTTCGCCTTCGGCGCCTTCGGCCTGATCCAGGCCCGCTATCGCCACATCGACGCCCCGGATCTCGACGAAGGGGATGGGGCGGTGGCCAAGGCGGTCCGCGCCGCGCGTTGACAATCCCCCCGGTCGGCGCCGATACCGCGCTCCGCCTGGAGCATCGGCCTTGTGCCGAAAACCGGTCTCCATCGTTCGGGCCGATGCTCTGACACGAAGCACCATGCAGAAGCGCACCTTCAAGACGGCGGTGATGGTCGTCCATGACCTCGCCGCGACCGCGGCGGCCGTGGTGCTGACCTTCGTCTTTCGCTTTCAGGACGGAGCGCTGGCCGAGCGCCTGCACGCGCTGCCGCTGCTGCTGCCGCCGTTCCTGGCCTATGCCGGGCTGATCTACGCATGGTTCCGGCTCTATCGCACCAAGTGGCGCTTCGCCTCGCTGCCCGACCTCGCGGGCATCGTGCGCGCGGCCAGCGTCACCGCGCTGACTCTGCTCGTCCTCGACTACGTGCTGGTCTCCTCGAACCTCTACGGGTTCTACTTCTTCGGAAAGGTCGCGATCCTCCTCTATTGGGTCTTGCAGATCTTCCTGCTCGGCGGGCCGCGGCTGGCCTTCCGCTACCTGAAATACGCCCGCTCGCGGCAGAGCCAGGCGCGGGCCGCCACCACGCCGACGCTGCTGCTCGGCCGCGGCGCCGACATCGAGATCGTGCTGCGGGCCATCGAATCCGGCTCGGTCAAGCGCCTCTCCCCGAAGGGCATCCTCTCGCCGCGGGCGGACGAAGCGGGCCAGATGATGCGCGGCGTGCCCGTGCTCGGTGGGTTTCGCGATCTCGAACAGGTGGTGGCGGATCTCGCCAACCGCGGCCTGCCGGTGCGCCGGCTGGTGGCGACGCCGAGCGCGCTGGCGCCCGAATCCGAGCCCGATGACCTCATCGCCCGCGCCCGGCGGCTCGGCCTGCCGCTCGCCCGCGTCACCAGCCTCGGCGAGGGGATGCGCGACGCCGAACTCGCGCCGTTGGAAATCGAGGATCTGCTCCTGCGACCCACCGTCGCCATCGACCGGCCGCGGCTGGAAAACTTCCTCACCGGCGCCCGCGTGGTCGTGACCGGCGGCGGTGGTTCGATCGGTGCAGAGATTTGCGCCCGCGCCGTCGCCTTCGGCGCTTCGGCCTTGCTCGTCATCGAGAATTCGGAGCCGGCGCTGCACGCCGTCCTCAACGGCCCCGCCCTGCTCCACGCCGAGGCCGCGGTCGAGGGTGCGCTCGCCGATATCCGCGACCGCGAGCGGCTGCACGCCATCCTCCGCGATTTCCGGCCGACCTACGTCTTCCACGCCGCCGCTCTGAAGCAGGTGCCCTATCTCGAGCGCGACTGGGCCGAGGGCATCAAGACCAACGTGTTCGGCTCGATCAACGTCGCCGAGGCGACGGTGGCCGCGGGCGCCCGCGCCCTGGTGATGATCTCGACCGACAAGGCGATCGAACCGGTCTCGCAGCTCGGCGTCACCAAGCGCTTCGCCGAGATGGTGGCCCAATCGCTTGACGCGGAACGCAGTGGCGCGGAGGCGACCCGGCTCATCGCCGTGCGCTTCGGCAACGTGCTGGGCTCGGCCGGCTCCGTAGTGCCGGTGTTCAAGGCGCAGATCGCCCGCGGCGGCCCCGTTACGGTGACCCATGCCGAGATGGTGCGCTACTTCATGACCGTGCGCGAGGCCTCCGACCTCGTGCTTACGGCGGCCTCCCACGCCGATGCGGAGGGGCGCGGCGATACCGGCGATCAGCGCGCGGCGGTCTACGTGCTGAAGATGGGCCAGCCGGTGCGCATCCGGGATCTCGCAGAGCGGATGATCCGGCTCGCAGGCTTCGAGCCCGGCGAGGACATCGAGATCCAGGTCACCGGCGCGCGCCCGGGCGAGCGGCTCAACGAGATCCTGTTCGCGAAGGAGGAGCCGCGCGTGACGCTCGCCGGCATCGAGGGCGTGATGGCGGCCAAGCCCGTCTTCGCCGACCGCACCGTGCTGGAAGGGTGGATCGCGCGCCTGCACGAGGCCGTGGCCGCGGGGGACCGGGCGGCGGCGGAGGCGGTGTTCGAGGAGGCGATCCCGGATTTTCGCAATCGCGCCGGGGCCGTTCCGAACGCGAAGCCTGAGAACCGTGCCGTCGAGCCCGAGTCGTCAACCGTGCCGCTTCCACAGCCGACGAACGCTTAGGAAAGGCGCTCCGCCAGCCCTCGGGCCGGCGCTGCGCTAACCGATGGTCCTACGCTTCAGATATCCGAGCGCCGACGACACGGTGGCTCCGGTCGTGCCGGCAACGTCGGAGACCGCATTCAGCGCCGTTGCTCCGAACCCGGCCTCCGATGAATCGAGGGGCGTTTCTTGCACCGCAGACTCCTCGCGGAGGCGGTTGGCCGCGAGCTGGATGACCCGGCGGTCGTTCTCCATCAGCGCCGCAATGCCGATATCGGTCATCGCGAGCAGGGTCGCTCCGTCGAGGAACCGCACCTCGATCAGCGCCTTCTGCTTCGGTCCGCTATCGAGGGCACCGAGGCCGGCACCGAGCGCCGAGGCCGCGACATTGACGGGGACGGACAAATCGAGCTGCTGCGCCAGTGCCAAGCCGCCTCGCAGACCGCCCAGCATCTGACCGAGCGTCGATTGCTTCTCGCCGACCCCGCCATGCACGACGATCTCCGCAATCGTCTCTGCGCCGCGATCCGAGGGTCCGGGTAGCTTGAACACACCCGTGTCGTACTCACCGCTTCCCCGGCCGCATTCACCCGCCACGATCGTCAGATCGGCCATGTCCGTGGTTTCTCAAAGTTCGAGCTGGGGTTGCGTACATCTTTCTGCGCCGAAACCGACGACAGGGAAATCGAGACGGCACCGCACAGGTCGGATCGGCACCGACGGTGACCGCCCGGCAACAATCCGGGTGTCAGTCGCCCGCCCGCGCCAGCGCCGCGAGCCCATCCCGCGACGCCTGCGCCGGCCGCCAGCCCAGGGCCTCCAGCCCCTCGGCGCGGGCAACAAGCGAGCCGGACAGCCGGTCGAAGGCGGCCTCGCGGCCGGTGGCGCGGCAGGCGAGGCTGATCAGCGGAACGGGACAGGGCATCAGGCCGGGTCCGCGGCCGAGGCCGGCGCGGAGCGCGGCGAGCATCTCGGGCAGGGTCAACGGATCGGGATCGGCCACCACCAGCGGACGCCGCAGGGGGCCGGGCGCCTCCAACGCGGTCGCCACCGCGCCCGCGAGACTCTCGACCGAGACCAGCGAGCGGCGCCCGGTCAGGCTCGCGAGCGGCAGGGGATAGGGCGTGCGGGCGAGCTTGAGCAGCGCTGCCATGTTGCCCTTCACCCCGGCGCCGTAGACGAGCACCGGGCGCAGGGCGACCCAATCGAGACCGGTCTCGGCCAGTGCCTCCTCTGCGGCGAGCTTCGAGCGGCCGTAAGGATCGGTCGGCGCGGGCGCGTCCGCCTCGGAGACGGGCGCCGGGGCGCTCGATCCCACCTGCGCCCGGATCGAGGAGAGGAAGACGAAGCGGCCCACCTTGGCTCGTTGTGCCGCCTCGGCGAGCTTACGCGTCGCCTCGGTGTTCGAATTGCGAAAGTCGTCCTCGGGTGCGCCGGACATGGCGTGAGCGAGGCCGGCGGAATGCACCACCGCATCGACCCCGGTAAGCGCAGCGGCCATGTTCATCGGCCGGGCCAGATCGCCGACGACGGCGCCGCTGGCGCCCTCCGGGACCTCCACCGGCCGGCGCAGCAGCACGCGGACCCGGTAGCCCCGCTCCGAGAGGGCCCGCAGCAGGTGGCGTCCGATGAAGCCCGTGGCTCCCGTCAGCGCGATCAGCTTTCCGCTCACCCGTCATCCCCTCACGCGCTGGCAGCCCGCGGCGTCGCGAACCGGCGCAGCAGCCATCCGACCAGCCCCGCCGAGAGGACGAGGCAGACGAGCGTGACGGTCCGAGACGGCCAAAGCAAGGTCACGCCCGCAAGCCCGGCCAGTACCGCCTGCACGGCGAAGACCGAGCCGACGGTCTCCAGCACGGAGAACCCGTTGACGGTAGCGACCTGATAATAGTGGCTGCGATGGGCCTGCCAGACGGCCTCACCCCGCCGCAGGCGCCACAAAAGGGTGAGCGTCGCGTCGGCGATCGGATAGAGCGGCAGGATCAGCGCGGCGGCCAAGCTACCCTCCCCCGCAAGGCGGAACAGCAGCCACGCCACGATCAGCCCGACCGGCAGCGAGCCGACATCGCCCATGAACAGCCGTGCCACCGGCCGGTTGAACGGGGCGAAGCCGAGAAGCCCGCCAAGCAGCGCGCCGGCGACCAGGGTCGGCTCGGGCGCGTATTGGCCCGCGAGGCCGAGGGCGAACAGGAAGGCGGTGGGCGGCACGAACTCGGCCAGCGTCATCCAGTCGAGCCCGTCCATGAAGTTGACGAGGTTCACGAACCAGAGCCCGGCGAGGATCGTGAAAGCGCGCTCGAGCCCCAGCGGCACGTCCGGGAGCAGGCGGCCCTCGGCGGTAATCACGACGGCGGCGACCGCACCGGCCTGGATCACGAGACGGAGCGAGGCCGGCAGCGGCCGGATGTCGTCGACGGCGCCAACGACGGCAAGGGCGATCACGGAGAGAGCCAACACCGGCAGCTCGACGCCCCCGAGCGCGATCCCGGCCGGTGCAGCGAGAACGGCCACCGTGAGCAGCGCGGCAGCGATGATGGCGATGCCGCCGCCCTGGGGCGTCGGCACCCGGTGGCTGGAGCGGGCATTGGGCCGTGCGAGCGCGTAGCGCTGCAAGAGCGGCTTCAGCAGCACGATGAGACCGGCGGAGAGGAGCGCCGCCAGCGGTACGACGAGGGGCGGTACGAGGGTCATCGGGTCGTAAGAGGACGCGCAACAGCCCTCCCCCCTCTGCGGGGGAGGGATTTCAAACTGCGTGTTTCAATCATTCGCATATCGCCCGCTCTACCCGCCCGCACCTGCCCAAGCGAGACCACGGCAACCGGTCCCAACTTGTTTTGGCCGCAAAGCCACGCGATCCGCCTGACGTGGTCCGCCGAAAGAGCGGTGGGCGGGCCGCGCGTCCCCGGCCGGCTCGCCTTGCGGGCGCGGGGAGCCGCCGATACGACTTGGCCGCTCGCCCCCACCGCTCAAGCTGGCTGTCAAGAATCGCCCGTTGCGCACGCTTTCCCTGGCCCTTGCCCTGGCCCTCGCGATCCTGACGGCCGTGGCGGGTTCCCTCGCCGGTCTCCTCGGGACCACCACGCCCGCCTACGCGGTCGAGGCCGTGCGCGTCACCCTCGACGCGCCCGCCATCGACCTGACGCCGACGATCGAGCGCTACCGCTCCGACGGCGACTTGATCCAGATCTCCACCGCACCGGGCAAGGACGGCATCGTGCGGCGCATCGCGGTCAAGGCGCGCGAGGCCGGCGCGCGGCCCGACTGGATGGTGTTCGCGCTCACCAACGACACCGACGAGCAGATCGACCGCCTGCTGGTCGCCCCCCACTTCCGCCTCGTCGGCTCCGGGGTGATCTGGCCCGATCTCGGCGGCTCGCGCATCGCCGCGATCACCGCGAGCGAGGGCATCCGGCCCGAGCGCGACGAGAGCCTCGACGCCGACCAGTTCCTCATCACCATCGATCCCGGCACCACGGTGACCTACGTCGCCGAGTTGAAGGGCCCCAACATCCCGCAGGTCTACCTCTGGGATCAGGACGCCTACCGCAAGAAGACGTCGGGGCTCACCCTCTATAAGGGCATCATCATCGGCATCGCCGGGCTGCTCGCCCTGTTCCTCACCATCATCTTCGTGGTGAAGGGCGCGATCATCTTCCCCGCCGCCGCCGCGCTCTCCTGGGCGGTCCTGGCCTATGCCTGCATCGATTTCGGCTTCCTGCAGCGGGTGTTT contains:
- a CDS encoding DUF1206 domain-containing protein gives rise to the protein MAWSRNDNALEHLARFGYGARGFVYCVVGALAVLAALGQGGSAGDSKSAIRAVLGGPFGAVVVGLIALGLAGFAVWRLFEGVTDADRRGRSPKALAVRGAHLISAVIYAGLSLTAARLAFGIGRASAGGDGVRDWTKWLLDQPLGPWLVGIVGLGIAAAGIGYAAKAWKGNVTERLSLPAGSEAWIDQLGRFGYAARGLVFLMIGGFVLTAAWTQASSDASGLSGAFSALRAQPYGWVLLAIVAAGHFAFGAFGLIQARYRHIDAPDLDEGDGAVAKAVRAAR
- a CDS encoding glycosyl transferase encodes the protein MTLVPPLVVPLAALLSAGLIVLLKPLLQRYALARPNARSSHRVPTPQGGGIAIIAAALLTVAVLAAPAGIALGGVELPVLALSVIALAVVGAVDDIRPLPASLRLVIQAGAVAAVVITAEGRLLPDVPLGLERAFTILAGLWFVNLVNFMDGLDWMTLAEFVPPTAFLFALGLAGQYAPEPTLVAGALLGGLLGFAPFNRPVARLFMGDVGSLPVGLIVAWLLFRLAGEGSLAAALILPLYPIADATLTLLWRLRRGEAVWQAHRSHYYQVATVNGFSVLETVGSVFAVQAVLAGLAGVTLLWPSRTVTLVCLVLSAGLVGWLLRRFATPRAASA
- a CDS encoding nucleoside-diphosphate sugar epimerase/dehydratase; the encoded protein is MQKRTFKTAVMVVHDLAATAAAVVLTFVFRFQDGALAERLHALPLLLPPFLAYAGLIYAWFRLYRTKWRFASLPDLAGIVRAASVTALTLLVLDYVLVSSNLYGFYFFGKVAILLYWVLQIFLLGGPRLAFRYLKYARSRQSQARAATTPTLLLGRGADIEIVLRAIESGSVKRLSPKGILSPRADEAGQMMRGVPVLGGFRDLEQVVADLANRGLPVRRLVATPSALAPESEPDDLIARARRLGLPLARVTSLGEGMRDAELAPLEIEDLLLRPTVAIDRPRLENFLTGARVVVTGGGGSIGAEICARAVAFGASALLVIENSEPALHAVLNGPALLHAEAAVEGALADIRDRERLHAILRDFRPTYVFHAAALKQVPYLERDWAEGIKTNVFGSINVAEATVAAGARALVMISTDKAIEPVSQLGVTKRFAEMVAQSLDAERSGAEATRLIAVRFGNVLGSAGSVVPVFKAQIARGGPVTVTHAEMVRYFMTVREASDLVLTAASHADAEGRGDTGDQRAAVYVLKMGQPVRIRDLAERMIRLAGFEPGEDIEIQVTGARPGERLNEILFAKEEPRVTLAGIEGVMAAKPVFADRTVLEGWIARLHEAVAAGDRAAAEAVFEEAIPDFRNRAGAVPNAKPENRAVEPESSTVPLPQPTNA
- a CDS encoding NAD-dependent epimerase/dehydratase family protein, whose product is MSGKLIALTGATGFIGRHLLRALSERGYRVRVLLRRPVEVPEGASGAVVGDLARPMNMAAALTGVDAVVHSAGLAHAMSGAPEDDFRNSNTEATRKLAEAAQRAKVGRFVFLSSIRAQVGSSAPAPVSEADAPAPTDPYGRSKLAAEEALAETGLDWVALRPVLVYGAGVKGNMAALLKLARTPYPLPLASLTGRRSLVSVESLAGAVATALEAPGPLRRPLVVADPDPLTLPEMLAALRAGLGRGPGLMPCPVPLISLACRATGREAAFDRLSGSLVARAEGLEALGWRPAQASRDGLAALARAGD